From Apium graveolens cultivar Ventura chromosome 9, ASM990537v1, whole genome shotgun sequence, the proteins below share one genomic window:
- the LOC141684629 gene encoding uncharacterized protein LOC141684629 isoform X1, producing MDVFDQSNRLRYNPNAEMDGDNNFSGILEIYIHHARNIHNICIYDNQDVYAKFSLTYNPDETLTTKIINGGGKNPEFNESLVMKVTQLDALLKCEMWMLSRAKNYMEDQLLGFALVPISSVVGKGKISRDFSISSTDLFHSPAGTVRLSMSLDTNVPIHPTVESFSDSAVNSSITSEVLLLDRRISEVVLDPVEYSSIEFPDINVVRENQQMVTQYFNLEGHGSVSRDDLIGSGSFLRLGASHQSVDDYEMAANSSEDNGYSSLSPNGSVHNSGFFSSTMTSLSDDRNSGDSVEKKSHPHVGLLHSTNQSITPVALKSSGSPDTATSRKGHKILEANGPISKDSVQESSKVKFVTQALPTPVGNINLEAEQSTMQQQIVDMYMRSMQQFSESLEKMKLPMDLNKPETDNHRNMIQNLNNGVEAEKKKEAGRVFYGSRAFF from the coding sequence ATGGATGTGTTTGATCAAAGTAATCGATTACGTTACAATCCAAATGCAGAAATGGATGGCGACAACAATTTTTCAGGGATTCTTGAAATCTACATTCATCATGCTAGGAACATTCATAACATTTGTATCTATGACAACCAAGATGTTTATGCTAAATTTTCTTTAACTTATAACCCCGACGAGACCCTCACAACTAAGATTATCAATGGGGGTGGAAAAAACCCAGAGTTTAATGAATCTTTGGTCATGAAAGTTACTCAACTGGATGCTCTCCTTAAATGTGAAATGTGGATGCTTAGTAGAGCTAAGAATTATATGGAAGATCAGTTGCTGGGCTTTGCTTTAGTCCCAATTTCCTCAGTTGTTGGCAAGGGAAAAATTTCTAGGGATTTTAGCATATCTTCCACTGATCTGTTTCATTCCCCTGCTGGCACCGTTAGGCTAAGTATGTCTTTAGATACAAATGTCCCGATTCATCCCACTGTTGAGTCATTCTCCGATTCTGCTGTCAATTCTTCAATAACTTCAGAAGTTCTGCTGTTGGATCGGAGGATATCTGAAGTGGTGTTGGATCCAGTTGAGTACTCAAGTATAGAATTTCCGGATATCAATGTAGTTAGAGAGAACCAACAGATGGTGACTCAATATTTCAATTTAGAAGGGCATGGTTCTGTGTCAAGAGATGATTTGATTGGCTCTGGTTCATTTCTTCGTCTTGGTGCATCACATCAATCCGTAGATGACTATGAAATGGCTGCTAACTCATCTGAGGACAATGGGTATTCATCACTCTCTCCAAATGGCAGTGTTCATAATTCAGGTTTCTTCAGTTCCACAATGACAAGCCTGAGTGATGACCGTAACTCTGGTGATTCAGTGGAGAAAAAGAGTCATCCCCATGTTGGTCTGCTGCATTCTACAAACCAGTCAATCACTCCAGTGGCACTAAAGTCTAGTGGTTCTCCGGACACTGCAACGTCAAGAAAAGGACACAAAATCCTTGAAGCAAATGGACCTATTTCCAAAGACAGTGTTCAAGAAAGCAGCAAGGTAAAATTTGTTACTCAGGCACTGCCAACTCCAGTTGGAAATATAAACCTCGAAGCTGAACAATCAACAATGCAGCAACAAATAGTTGACATGTACATGAGGAGCATGCAGCAATTCTCCGAGTCTCTAGAAAAAATGAAACTCCCAATGGATCTCAACAAGCCGGAAACTGATAATCACCGCAACATGATTCAGAACCTTAACAACGGCGTAGAAGCTGAGAAGAAAAAAGAGGCAGGAAGGGTATTTTACGGCAGCAGGGCATTTTTCTGA
- the LOC141684629 gene encoding uncharacterized protein LOC141684629 isoform X2: MDGDNNFSGILEIYIHHARNIHNICIYDNQDVYAKFSLTYNPDETLTTKIINGGGKNPEFNESLVMKVTQLDALLKCEMWMLSRAKNYMEDQLLGFALVPISSVVGKGKISRDFSISSTDLFHSPAGTVRLSMSLDTNVPIHPTVESFSDSAVNSSITSEVLLLDRRISEVVLDPVEYSSIEFPDINVVRENQQMVTQYFNLEGHGSVSRDDLIGSGSFLRLGASHQSVDDYEMAANSSEDNGYSSLSPNGSVHNSGFFSSTMTSLSDDRNSGDSVEKKSHPHVGLLHSTNQSITPVALKSSGSPDTATSRKGHKILEANGPISKDSVQESSKVKFVTQALPTPVGNINLEAEQSTMQQQIVDMYMRSMQQFSESLEKMKLPMDLNKPETDNHRNMIQNLNNGVEAEKKKEAGRVFYGSRAFF; this comes from the coding sequence ATGGATGGCGACAACAATTTTTCAGGGATTCTTGAAATCTACATTCATCATGCTAGGAACATTCATAACATTTGTATCTATGACAACCAAGATGTTTATGCTAAATTTTCTTTAACTTATAACCCCGACGAGACCCTCACAACTAAGATTATCAATGGGGGTGGAAAAAACCCAGAGTTTAATGAATCTTTGGTCATGAAAGTTACTCAACTGGATGCTCTCCTTAAATGTGAAATGTGGATGCTTAGTAGAGCTAAGAATTATATGGAAGATCAGTTGCTGGGCTTTGCTTTAGTCCCAATTTCCTCAGTTGTTGGCAAGGGAAAAATTTCTAGGGATTTTAGCATATCTTCCACTGATCTGTTTCATTCCCCTGCTGGCACCGTTAGGCTAAGTATGTCTTTAGATACAAATGTCCCGATTCATCCCACTGTTGAGTCATTCTCCGATTCTGCTGTCAATTCTTCAATAACTTCAGAAGTTCTGCTGTTGGATCGGAGGATATCTGAAGTGGTGTTGGATCCAGTTGAGTACTCAAGTATAGAATTTCCGGATATCAATGTAGTTAGAGAGAACCAACAGATGGTGACTCAATATTTCAATTTAGAAGGGCATGGTTCTGTGTCAAGAGATGATTTGATTGGCTCTGGTTCATTTCTTCGTCTTGGTGCATCACATCAATCCGTAGATGACTATGAAATGGCTGCTAACTCATCTGAGGACAATGGGTATTCATCACTCTCTCCAAATGGCAGTGTTCATAATTCAGGTTTCTTCAGTTCCACAATGACAAGCCTGAGTGATGACCGTAACTCTGGTGATTCAGTGGAGAAAAAGAGTCATCCCCATGTTGGTCTGCTGCATTCTACAAACCAGTCAATCACTCCAGTGGCACTAAAGTCTAGTGGTTCTCCGGACACTGCAACGTCAAGAAAAGGACACAAAATCCTTGAAGCAAATGGACCTATTTCCAAAGACAGTGTTCAAGAAAGCAGCAAGGTAAAATTTGTTACTCAGGCACTGCCAACTCCAGTTGGAAATATAAACCTCGAAGCTGAACAATCAACAATGCAGCAACAAATAGTTGACATGTACATGAGGAGCATGCAGCAATTCTCCGAGTCTCTAGAAAAAATGAAACTCCCAATGGATCTCAACAAGCCGGAAACTGATAATCACCGCAACATGATTCAGAACCTTAACAACGGCGTAGAAGCTGAGAAGAAAAAAGAGGCAGGAAGGGTATTTTACGGCAGCAGGGCATTTTTCTGA